One Fundulus heteroclitus isolate FHET01 chromosome 11, MU-UCD_Fhet_4.1, whole genome shotgun sequence DNA segment encodes these proteins:
- the LOC105929425 gene encoding piggyBac transposable element-derived protein 3 has protein sequence MPAARRDPRYSVQDIIAIVQDGESDVDVPFDDTDASDEESDNDPRVDKGNQEPSDSPANVDIEPRENESTMPRDRYPRQNNDFITPNTDFSGPPGTDDVTFLLTPLQYFQKFVSENMIQALATSTNEYSVQKDGRSVNTDSKEIQKMLGMYLRMGLVQMAASRMYWETDTRHPPVADVMPRSRFQSLLAKLHFVNNLTASEIEKRDKLWKLRPWLESFREKCLQVVPEEHSSVAEMAIPVKGEFISIKQHMRGKPHPWGFKVWVRAGISGMMLDFDVYRGSKNAIRVKSELGLSGDAVATCNRYVRGVDLLASFAAKYKFALKSRRWYMYIFWHTITLAVVNAWLLYKRHCQALAMPKKETLNMRKFQAQLASSLILMDSTLTTPRRGRPSSGTGSPDAAESPLTAGKRPSSDDGSPNSPSKKSCAHPPLDVRMDLTGHFPMKVKRGRCRHCSKGYTNTQCSKCDVRLCFSEDRNCFWDYHCE, from the exons atGCCAGCAGCAAGGAGAGATCCTCGGTACAGCGTGCAGGATATCATTGCAATCGTCCAAGATGGAGAGAGTGACGTGGACGTACCCTTTGATGACACTGATGCGAGTGACGAGGAGTCAGACAATGATCCCCGTGTGGACAAAGGAAACCAAGAGCCCTCTGACTCCCCAGCCAATGTGGACATTGAGCCCCGAGAAAATGAAAGCACCATGCCCCGTGACAGATATCCCAGGCAAAATAACGATTTTATCACTCCCAATACTGATTTTTCTGGTCCACCTGGCACAGACGACGTAACCTTCCTCCTCACACCGCTGCAATACTTCCAAAAGTTTGTGTCAGAGAACATGATTCAAGCTCTGGCAACAAGTACAAATGAGTACAGCGTTCAAAAGGATGGAAGGTCTGTTAACACTGATTCGaaggaaatacagaaaatgtTGGGCATGTACCTGAGGATGGGCTTGGTACAAATGGCTGCAAGCCGTATGTACTGGGAGACAGATACACGGCACCCCCCTGTTGCCGATGTGATGCCACGCAGCAGATTCCAATCTCTGTTggcaaaattacattttgtgaaCAATTTGACGGCGTCAGAGATCGAAAAGAGGGACAAACTGTGGAAACTCAGACCATGGCTTGAATCATTCAGGGAGAAATGCCTGCAGGTGGTACCGGAAGAGCACAGTTCTGTGGCTGAAATGGCGATTCCTGTCAAGGGGGAGTTCATCAGCATCAAGCAGCATATGCGAGGCAAGCCACACCCGTGGGGGTTCAAAGTATGGGTGAGAGCTGGAATCTCTGGCATGATGCTTGACTTTGACGTTTACCGGGGCAGCAAGAATGCAATCCGCGTCAAATCTGAACTTGGATTGTCAGGCGATGCTGTGGCTACCTGCAACAGATACGTGAGAGGTGTGGATTTGTTGGCCTCGTTTGCAGCAAAATACAAGTTCGCCCTGAAATCCCGGCGTTGGTACATGTACATCTTCTGGCACACCATCACCCTCGCCGTGGTCAACGCCTGGCTCCTCTACAAACGGCACTGTCAGGCTCTCGCGATGCCAAAGAAGGAGACGCTAAACATGAGAAAGTTCCAAGCACAGCTAGCATCCTCTCTCATCCTG ATGGACTCAACGCTAACAACTCCGAGGAGAGGACGTCCATCATCAGGCACCGGGAGCCCAGACGCAGCAGAGAGTCCTTTGACTGCTGGGAAGAGACCATCCTCAGATGATGGGAGTCCAAATAGTCCCTCCAAGAAATCATGTGCACACCCTCCACTCGATGTGCGCATGGACCTCACTGGACATTTCCCCATGAAGGTCAAGAGAGGACGCTGCAGACATTGCAGTAAAGGGTATACGAATACCCAGTGCAGCAAGTGCGATGTTCGCCTCTGTTTTTCAGAGGACAGGAACTGTTTTTGGGACTATCATTGTGAATAA